In Deltaproteobacteria bacterium, a single genomic region encodes these proteins:
- a CDS encoding AAA family ATPase: protein MLPPHFLFPPFRLDALNEQLWHGTEEISLRRKTFAVLRYLVEHPGHLVTKEHLLEAVWPGTYVSESLPTTCIRELRKALGDEAKTPRFIQTVHGRGYRFIAPLTASQLPPSQKSKVESRKSSLAPNTQHLAPPLVGRETQLAQLHSWWAKALNGERQIIFVTGEPGIGKTTVVEAFLSGIGQQGTGNGEQTTKAKQQATGNRQWRNTDPTQLIPNARSPMLDPQRLIPSPWLGRGQCIEHYGVGEAYMPVLEALGRLCKEPSGERIISLLHRHAPTWLAQMPTLLTTLEREQLQREVHGVTRERMLREMAEALEALTAEHPLILWLEDLHWSDVSTLELLSVLARRSEPARLLVIGSYRPVEMLANGHPLRAVKQELHVHGLCEELQLGLLTEDQVAEYLAMRMALPSPGQGEGSLSASFPELTRMIHRRTEGNPLFMVNIMDYLIAEEKFTEAIETRQVAALPSLSEMLRVVPTGLRPMIERQLDRLSVKEQQVLEVASVAGAQFSTAAVAEGLKQMMSEVETCCARLARGEQFIRATGMSAWPDGTVATNYSFLHALYQEVLYERIPAGQRVTLHKQIGEREEHAYGDQAREIAAELAVHFERGRDYLRAVQYLRLAGENANRRSAHQEAIALLTKGLELLKRLPDSPERIWQELTLQILFGPALVAMKGYAAPEVEQTYTRARKLCQLVGESPQLFRVLRGLWVLYLVQAKLRTAQELGEQLFNLAQSAQNPALLLEAHRPLGTTLFHRGKLSTARAHLELGIALYDPEQHRSHAFLYGQEPGVVSCIYASHTLWFLGYPDQALQKIHEALTLAEEAAHPFSQAWALFFAAVAHQLRREGQAAQEQTEEVIALCTEQAFPYWLAKGTILHGWALTEQGRKEEGITQMRGGLDAHRATGSELWRPYYFALLAEQYGKMQQSEEGLKVLTEALVMVERTGERFYEAELYRIKGALTLAQSKTSLGQVSGKSQTSQEKSEDPNTQHLTPSTQAEAETCFLKAVAIAQKQQAKSLELRATVSLTQLWQSQGKTAEAQQRLVEIYHWFTEGFDTKDLQEARALLNELQR from the coding sequence ATGTTGCCGCCTCATTTTCTCTTCCCGCCGTTTCGTCTCGATGCGCTCAACGAACAATTGTGGCACGGGACCGAGGAAATTTCTCTCAGACGCAAAACCTTTGCTGTCCTGAGGTATTTAGTCGAGCATCCAGGTCATTTGGTAACCAAAGAACATCTCCTGGAAGCCGTCTGGCCTGGAACCTACGTAAGCGAATCTCTGCCGACCACGTGCATCCGCGAGTTGCGCAAAGCCCTAGGCGATGAGGCCAAGACTCCACGATTCATCCAGACCGTACATGGACGGGGGTATCGGTTCATCGCTCCTCTCACTGCTTCCCAACTACCACCAAGTCAAAAGTCGAAAGTCGAAAGTCGAAAGTCCTCCCTAGCACCTAACACCCAACATCTAGCACCCCCCCTAGTGGGTCGTGAGACACAACTGGCGCAACTCCACAGTTGGTGGGCCAAAGCGCTGAACGGTGAGCGGCAAATCATCTTCGTCACCGGCGAACCGGGGATTGGCAAAACGACAGTGGTGGAAGCGTTTCTTTCAGGCATCGGGCAACAGGGGACAGGGAACGGGGAACAGACAACCAAGGCCAAGCAGCAAGCAACGGGCAATAGGCAATGGAGGAATACGGACCCAACCCAACTGATCCCCAATGCCCGATCCCCAATGCTCGACCCCCAACGCCTGATCCCCAGCCCTTGGCTTGGTCGCGGGCAGTGCATTGAACACTATGGAGTGGGGGAAGCGTACATGCCAGTGTTGGAAGCGCTGGGACGACTATGTAAAGAACCTAGCGGAGAACGTATCATCTCCCTTCTGCATCGACACGCTCCCACATGGTTAGCCCAGATGCCGACATTGCTGACCACGCTAGAGCGGGAGCAACTGCAACGGGAAGTGCATGGCGTCACGCGGGAGCGGATGCTGCGCGAAATGGCCGAGGCGCTGGAAGCGTTGACCGCCGAGCATCCGCTTATCCTCTGGTTGGAAGATCTCCACTGGAGCGATGTCTCTACACTGGAATTGCTGTCCGTCTTGGCGCGACGATCAGAGCCAGCGCGACTGCTCGTCATCGGCTCCTATCGGCCCGTAGAAATGTTAGCCAATGGGCATCCCTTGCGCGCAGTGAAGCAGGAACTACACGTGCACGGACTGTGTGAAGAACTGCAGCTCGGACTTTTAACGGAAGACCAGGTAGCGGAATATCTGGCAATGAGGATGGCGCTCCCCTCTCCTGGCCAGGGCGAGGGTAGTTTGTCTGCTTCTTTCCCCGAGCTCACCCGCATGATCCATCGGCGTACAGAGGGTAATCCACTTTTCATGGTTAACATCATGGATTATCTGATCGCGGAGGAGAAATTCACGGAAGCTATAGAGACGCGACAGGTTGCAGCTCTCCCCTCTCTCAGCGAGATGCTGAGAGTCGTCCCCACGGGCCTTCGACCAATGATCGAACGACAGCTCGATCGGCTCAGTGTGAAAGAGCAACAGGTATTGGAGGTCGCGAGCGTAGCCGGAGCGCAATTCTCGACGGCAGCGGTAGCCGAAGGACTCAAGCAGATGATGAGCGAGGTCGAGACGTGCTGCGCCAGGCTGGCGCGGGGTGAACAATTCATCCGAGCGACCGGGATGAGCGCATGGCCGGACGGGACGGTAGCAACGAATTACAGCTTCCTCCATGCCTTGTATCAAGAGGTGCTGTACGAACGCATACCGGCAGGACAACGCGTCACTTTGCATAAGCAAATCGGCGAACGAGAAGAACACGCCTACGGCGACCAGGCACGAGAGATCGCTGCAGAACTGGCCGTGCATTTCGAGCGAGGGCGGGATTATTTACGGGCGGTACAGTATTTGAGGCTCGCCGGAGAAAACGCTAACCGGCGGAGCGCGCATCAAGAAGCGATTGCGCTCCTCACCAAAGGGTTGGAGCTGCTCAAACGACTTCCGGACTCCCCTGAGCGTATCTGGCAAGAACTCACTCTACAAATCCTCTTTGGACCGGCTTTGGTAGCCATGAAGGGCTATGCCGCACCCGAAGTAGAGCAAACCTACACCAGAGCGCGAAAACTCTGTCAACTGGTGGGAGAATCTCCACAACTCTTTCGAGTGCTGCGTGGATTGTGGGTTTTGTATTTAGTGCAGGCGAAGTTGCGGACAGCGCAGGAGTTAGGGGAGCAGCTTTTCAACCTGGCCCAAAGTGCGCAAAACCCTGCGCTTCTGCTAGAGGCTCACCGTCCGCTCGGAACGACCTTATTCCATCGTGGAAAGTTGTCCACAGCCCGAGCACACTTAGAGCTGGGGATCGCTCTCTATGACCCAGAACAGCACCGCTCCCATGCCTTTCTCTATGGACAGGAGCCGGGAGTGGTCTCCTGCATCTATGCGAGCCATACCCTCTGGTTTCTCGGCTACCCGGATCAAGCCCTACAGAAGATTCACGAAGCCCTGACGTTGGCCGAAGAGGCCGCTCATCCTTTCAGCCAGGCATGGGCGCTCTTCTTTGCCGCCGTAGCCCATCAACTCCGCCGGGAGGGGCAAGCAGCCCAAGAGCAAACAGAGGAAGTAATCGCACTCTGTACTGAGCAGGCGTTTCCGTACTGGTTGGCGAAGGGGACGATCCTGCATGGCTGGGCGCTGACGGAGCAAGGGCGAAAAGAGGAGGGGATTACGCAGATGCGCGGAGGACTCGACGCCCATCGGGCCACGGGGTCGGAACTCTGGCGTCCCTACTATTTTGCCCTGCTGGCTGAGCAATATGGAAAAATGCAACAATCGGAGGAAGGATTAAAGGTGCTTACTGAAGCGTTGGTTATGGTAGAAAGAACTGGAGAGCGGTTCTACGAAGCAGAGCTGTATCGGATCAAGGGCGCGCTCACGCTCGCCCAGTCCAAGACAAGTCTCGGACAAGTCTCAGGCAAGTCTCAGACAAGTCAAGAAAAATCTGAGGACCCTAACACCCAGCACCTAACACCTAGCACCCAAGCGGAAGCCGAAACGTGTTTTCTGAAGGCCGTCGCCATCGCGCAGAAGCAACAGGCCAAATCGCTCGAACTGCGCGCCACGGTGAGCCTGACGCAGCTGTGGCAGAGTCAAGGCAAGACCGCCGAAGCCCAGCAGCGGTTGGTGGAAATTTACCACTGGTTCACGGAAGGGTTTGACACGAAGGACTTACAAGAAGCGCGGGCACTCCTAAACGAATTGCAGCGCTGA
- a CDS encoding acyl-CoA/acyl-ACP dehydrogenase, with product MTLTGIERQQHFIDLAIAHAEDFTTRVAQHDRENSFPFENVAAMKASGYTNMTVPAELGGGGANLLDLILAQERLARGDGPTAVAINMHLFNIAVRSDLWRLGDEKQLPFLEASARDHLILASGTSDPKMHTVVGFAGLNDTTRRAEKVAGGYLVNGRAGFGTLCACADYLEQTAHYDDPGKGPLCLFFTLPAKTPGITIQNNWDTMSIRSSASHDSVWENVFVPEERVTARPARTWDTSNNVFVSWFMTSVPACYLGIAEAARDYAFNWVRERTQIPFDRSVSHYPGNQFLAAEIEVGLRAARALLVQTASALNEPTIRANPPLMDILACKHFVTETAVSVVDKVMRIVGGAALFRSGPLEQMYRDIRAAIIHPLAGHDTLGVLGKLAFGLAPDTMPRWV from the coding sequence ATGACGCTCACGGGAATCGAACGACAACAGCACTTTATCGATTTAGCAATTGCCCATGCCGAAGACTTTACAACCCGCGTGGCGCAACACGACCGCGAGAACAGCTTCCCGTTTGAGAATGTCGCGGCCATGAAAGCGTCGGGGTACACAAATATGACCGTGCCTGCGGAACTCGGTGGGGGCGGAGCCAACCTCCTAGACCTCATCCTGGCGCAGGAGCGGCTGGCCCGAGGCGATGGACCGACCGCAGTTGCGATCAACATGCATTTGTTCAATATCGCGGTACGCTCCGATCTCTGGCGTTTGGGCGACGAGAAACAGCTCCCGTTTCTGGAAGCCAGCGCTCGCGACCACCTCATCTTAGCCTCGGGGACGAGTGACCCTAAAATGCACACGGTTGTCGGCTTTGCCGGCCTCAACGACACCACCCGGCGCGCGGAGAAGGTGGCGGGCGGCTATCTGGTCAACGGCCGCGCCGGCTTTGGCACCCTGTGCGCCTGCGCGGATTACCTGGAGCAGACCGCGCATTATGACGATCCGGGGAAGGGTCCCCTCTGCTTGTTCTTTACTCTGCCCGCCAAAACTCCGGGCATTACGATTCAGAACAATTGGGACACCATGAGCATCCGGTCTTCGGCGAGCCACGATAGCGTCTGGGAAAATGTCTTCGTCCCCGAGGAGCGGGTGACCGCTCGCCCGGCGCGCACCTGGGACACGTCCAATAACGTCTTTGTTTCCTGGTTTATGACCTCCGTTCCGGCTTGCTATTTGGGCATCGCGGAGGCCGCCCGGGACTATGCCTTCAACTGGGTGCGGGAACGGACCCAGATTCCCTTTGACCGTTCGGTGAGTCACTACCCGGGGAACCAGTTCTTGGCCGCCGAAATAGAAGTGGGGTTGCGGGCGGCTCGGGCGCTACTGGTACAGACCGCGAGCGCATTGAATGAGCCTACGATTCGTGCGAATCCTCCGCTCATGGATATCCTTGCTTGCAAGCACTTCGTAACAGAGACCGCTGTGAGCGTAGTGGATAAAGTGATGCGCATAGTCGGTGGCGCCGCTCTGTTCCGCTCGGGTCCACTCGAACAGATGTACCGGGACATCCGGGCGGCCATCATCCACCCCCTCGCGGGGCATGATACGCTCGGCGTGCTGGGGAAGCTGGCGTTCGGTCTCGCACCGGACACCATGCCCCGCTGGGTATAA